In the genome of Lysobacter sp. 5GHs7-4, the window CGTGGTACGCGGTGGTCGGCGTCGCCGTGGCGCTGCTGCTGTGGCTGTTCCTGACCAAGCGCGGCCAGCAGACCCTGGCCGTGTCCGGCGTCGGCATCTCCAGCCTGCCGCAGCGCTGGGGCGCGTCGTCGGTGATCGTGATCGGCATCGCCGGCGTGGTCGGCGTGCTGGTGGCGATGCTGGCGATGGGCGAAGGCTTCCAGAACACGCTCAAGCAGACCGGCAGCGACGACACCGCGATCATCCTGCGCGGCGGTTCGCAGGCCGAGACCAACTCGGTCATCAACCGCGACCAGGTGCCGCTGATCTCGTCCCTGGCCGGCATCGCCAAGGACGCGGGCGACCGTGCCCAGGTCTCGCCGGAGCTGTCGCAGGTGATCAACCTGCCCACCGTCAGCGACGGCAGCGACGCCAACGCGCAGCTGCGCGGCGTCGGCGCCGAAGCCTGGTCGCTGCGTCCCAACGTCAAGATCGTGAAGGGCCGCAAGTTCGGCGCGGGCCTGCGCGAGCTGATCGCCGGCCAGGGCGCGGCCAAGCAGTTCCGCGGCCTGGAAGTGGGCAAGCAGATCGAGCTGGCCAACCAGAACTGGACCGTGGTCGGCGTGTTCGCCGCCGGCGACTCGCACGATTCGGAGCTGTGGGCCGACGGCGAGGTGCTGGCCTCGACCTACCAGCGCAGCTCGTTCCAGTCGGTGACGGTGAAGCTGGCCGGCAAGGACGGCTTCAAGCAGCTCAAGGGCGCGCTGGCCGCCGACCCGCGGTTGAAGCTGGACGTGCAGACCACCCACGACTACTACGCCAAGCAGTCCGAAGGCCTGACCAAGCTGATCAAGATCCTGGGCACGGTGATCGGCACCATCATGGCGATCGGCGCGGTGTTCGGCGCGCTCAACACCATGTACGCCGCCGTCGCCGGACGCGCGCGCGAGATCGCGACCCTGCGTGCGCTGGGCTTCCGCGGCGTGCCGGTGGTGGTGGCGGTGATGCTGGAAACCATGCTGCTGGCGCTGCTGGGCGGCCTGCTCGGCGCGGCGGTGGCGTGGCTGATCTTCAACGGCTACCAGGTGTCGACGCTGGGCAGCAACTTCAGCCAGGTGGTGTTCCAGTTCAAGGTCTCGCCCGAGCTGCTGTGGAGCGGCCTGAAGTGGGCGCTGGGCATCGGCCTGGTCGGCGGCCTGTTCCCGGCGCTGCGCGCGGCGCGCCTGCCGGTGACCACGGCGCTGCGCGCCGCTTAAACGACAAGTCACCGCGGAAAACTAACGAGGCGCCGTTCGCGGCGCCTCGTTTTTTTTGCGGCGATCAACGGCGGCGACGCATGCACGGGTCAGGGCCTGCGCGCCGACGGTCGGATCGGCTAGGCTGACGCGGTCCGGCCGACAGGGAGCCCGCCGCAGGTGGACAGCAGACGCGAGATCACCGAGACGCTGCGCACGCGCCGCCTGGACGCGAACCTGCATCGCGGCAGCGCGCTGATCGGCGCCGCCGTGCTGGCGCTGATCTCCACCTCGTTGTCGGCCGCGTTGCTGGGCGGCGAATGGACCGCAGGCCTAGCGCTGCTGGTGCTGGCAGCAGCGTGGGCCTTGCTGCTGCCCTGGCTGATCACCGTGCTGCACTCCGGCCCGCACCTGAGCCTGGACGATCGTGGCCTACGCACCGTGCTGATCGGCGACATCCCGTGGGCGGACGTGGCCGGCCTGCACCTGCGCACCGATCGCGATACCGGCGAGGACGGCGTGCGTATCCGTCATTACCTGGACTTGTGCCTGCGCCATCCGCACCGCTACTCCGCATCGCTGTGGATCCGCAAGCAGACCAAGGCCCACGCCGATTACGGCAGCTACACGCTCCCGCTGGACCTGTTCGACAGCGATCCGCTGCAGATCCATCGATTGGCGCTGCTGCTGCGTCGCGCCGAACCGGCGCCGTTCTTCGCCGACTGGCAACTGGACGTGACCATGGCCGAAGTCGCGCGCGAGATCGAGGCGCTGCGCGAGCGCGCCGGTGCGCTTGGCGCCGCACAGGCGTCGGCGGAACCCACCGACGACTACCCGCACCGCCTGCGCGCTCAGCAGGCATCGGCCGAACGTGAGGTCCAGGCCGAAGCCCAGCGGCGCGAGCGCGAGTTGCGGCGCAGCCGCACGCGCCGCGAGGCCGAGCGCACACGGCAGCGCAGGGACAGCTGGCTCATCGTCGGGTTCGTGCTGGCGGCGTTGCTCGCCGCTTACCTGCTCGACCTCTGAGCGACGTCAGGCCGCCGCCTGCCTGCGCGACCGCCACAGGCCGTCGCCGGCGAACATCAGCAAGCCGACCCAGATGAACACGAAGCCGATCAAACGCGCGCGGTCGAACGGCTCGTGCAGCACCAGCACGCCGATCAGCAGCTGCAGGGTCGGCGCGATGTACTGCATCAGACCCACCACCGACAGCGGCACGCGCCGTACCGCGTAGGCGAAGCCGATCAACGGCAGCGCGGTGAGCGCGCCGGCCATGATCAGCAGCAGATCGACGCCCAGGCCCCAGCCGCCCAGAAACCCGCCCTGACCGTGGCTTTCGCCCCACAGCAGCACCGCCAGCGCGGGCAGGAACAGGTACAGGCTCTCGATGCCCAGCCCGGTCACTGCCTCCACCGCGACCAGCTTGCGGATCAGGCCGTAGGTCGCGAACGACAGGGCCAGCGCGATCGCGATCCAAGGCAGTTGGCCGTACTGCCAGGTCAGCCAGACCACGCCGGCCGCGGCCAGCGCCACCGCCAGCCACTGCACGCGGTTCATGCGCTCGTGCAACAGCAGCACGCCCAGCACCACGTTGACCAGCGGGTTGATGAAGTAGCCCAGACTGGTCTCGACCACGTGGCCGGCGTTGACCGCCCAGATGTACAGGCCCCAGTTGAAGGCGATCAGCGTGCCGCTCAAGGCCAGCATCGCGGCCTTGCGCGGCTGCGAGAACACCTCGCGCAACCAGGCCAGGCCCTGCTTCCAGCACAGCCAGGCCGCCACCATCGCCGCGCTCCAGGCGATGCGATGGCCGACGATCTGCAGCGACGGCACCGCCTTGAGCAGATGCCAGTACAGCGGCATCAGCCCCCACAGTACGAACGAGGCGGCGGCAATCCACAGCCCGCGCCGCCCTTCGGCCTGCGCGGCGTTCATGCCGCCGGCTCGCTCGGCGTTGGCGCGGCCGGAGCCGGCGTCATCGGCGCACGCGCGGCGCGCGCCTTGGCCAGGGTGATGATGACCACGCCGACCAGGATCACCGCCATCGCGCCGATGTCGTGCGAGGTGAAGCGCTCGCCCGCCAGCACCGCGCCGAACAGCACCGCGATCGGCGGATTGACGTAGGCATAGCTGGTCGCCAGCGCCGGGCGCACGTGATGCAGCAGCCAGATGTAGGCGGTGAAGCCGAAGATCGAACCGGCCACGACCAGGTACAGCAGCGCCCCGGTCGCACCCGCGCTGGGCCAAGCGGTGATGCGCTCGCCGGTCACCGCGGCCGCGCCCAGCATCCACACGCTGCCGGTCAGCATCTGCGCGCTGGCGGCCATGAACGGCGACGGCAGGTCCTGATCGCGGCTCCAGATCGAACCCCAGGCCCAGGCGATCGGCGCCACGATCAAACAGACCAGGCCCAGGGTCGAACCCGACAAGGCGCTGCCGGCGTTGAGCCAGATCACGCCCAGGAAACCGATCACCAGACCGATCCATTCGATCTTCGAGGGATGGCGGCCGCGCAGCATCGCGAACACGCCGGCGAACAGCGGCATCGACGCCACCGCGATCGCGGCCAGGCCGGAGCCGACTTCGGTCTCGGCCAGGTTCACCAGGCCGTTGGACAGCAGCACCATCCAGATCGACAACACCCACAGCGTGCGCCATTGCTTGCGCGTCGGCGGCGTCGCGCCGCGCCAGCGCAGCACGCCGTACATCAGCGCGCCGGCGATGAACATGCGCAGCGCGCCGAGCAGGAAGGGCGGATAGCTCTCCAGGGCAAAGCGGATCGCGAGATAGGTCGAGCCCCACAGGATGTAGACCGAGGCCAGCGCCAGCGCGACCGCGATCGCGCCGGGGGCCAGTCTTGCTGCGGAGGGTGAGGCGGCGCTCATACGGCGGGGTTTCCTAGGGGGAGGAAGGGAGGGAGTGACTGCTACAGGGTTCAAGGCGGACGGTGCACGCAGACCGCGGTGCGCCCGCTGCCGACGCTGCGACGCACGGGGTCGTGATAGCTGTCGATCGGGGCGAAACCGGCCTTGCGCATCATGCCGGCCGAGCCCGCGTTCTCTTCGTGCCGTTCGGCATAGATCTCGATCAGGCCGCGCGCGCGCAACCGCGCGACGGCCTCGCCCAGCAGGCGCGCGCCGAGGCCGGCGCCGCGGTGGTCGCGGTGCACCACCACCTCGCCGATGTGGCCGTGGCGCGCGCGCTCGCGGCCGGCGCTCTGGTAGCAGGCGAAGTCGTCGCTGTCGGCGTACGTGGTCGCCGCGACCAGCGCGCCGTCCAGCGTCGCCAGCACCGCGTCGACACCGCGACCGATCGCGCGCAGGTGCTCGGACAGCGCCGGTTCGGCGAGGTAGTTCCACGGGCTGGGGCCGTGCTCGCGGATCAGCGCATGGACCGCCGCGATGTCGGCGGGCGCGGCCACGCGCAGGGCGTAGCGCTCGGCACCGGCGCGCAGGGGAGAAGGGGTGGGGGCGAGGCGCTGCATGCGGCTCATCGGCGTATTCGACTCGACGATCCTATCGGGGGGCGAAGAATGGCGATTGAAAATTGGCCCGCCGCAACGCAAAATTTTTGCATGGCCCGTGCCCCCCTCGCGTTGGACGAACTCGACCACAAACTGCTGGGCCTCCTGCAGCGCGACGCCTCGGCCACGCTGACCGCGTTGGGCGACGCGGTGGGGCTGTCGCCCAGCGCGGTGCAGCGGCGGCTGACCCGCTACCGCACGCACGGGCTGCTGCGTCAAGTCGCCGTGCTGGACCCGGTCGCGCTGGGCAGCACCCTGGCCGCGGTGTGGGTGACGATCGAACGCGAATCGGCGAGCCGGCATGCCGCGTTCTACGCGCGCATGCGCGCCGCGCCCGAGGTGCAGCAGTGCTATGTGTTGGCGGGGCAATGGGATTACCTGGTGATCCTGGCCACCACCGGCGTCGCCCACTGCCGGCAGGTCGCGGAGCGGCTGTTCTTGGACGAGGGCAACATCAAGCGCTACGAGACGCATCTGGTGTTCGATGTGGTCAAGCACGGGCTGGAATTGCCGACGCGGGATGCGCCTAAGGCGACGCGAAGGCGGAAGTAGTGGCCTGGCTGGAAGCGGCGGGTTGGTAGCAGTTGGTAGCGCATACGCTCAGGTCGGTGCTTGCGTCGTAGGCGCGTTTCGCGATCGCGGCTCACGCCGCTCCCACAGAGGGCGGGCTTGCGTCGTAGCTTCCTGACGCGGTCGCGGCTTACGCCGCTCCTACAGAGGGCAAGCTTGCGTCGTTACCTCCTGGCGCGATCGCGGCTTACGCCGCTCCCACGGAGGGCGGGCTTGCTTCGTAACTTCACTGACGCGGTCGCGGCTTACGCCGCTCCTACAGGGGCCACCGGCGATTCGTAGGATGCGGTACGCCGTAGGCGCACCGCATCGTGGGCTCCGCATCGGGCGCGGACTGGCGCGCCTGCCGTTATGCCGCGCGCTCGCGCTGCAGCAGCTTTTCCTTCAGCGGCAGGCCCCAACGGTAGCCGCCCAGCGAACCGTCGCCGCGCACCACTCGGTGGCAGGGCACCACCACCGCCACGCGATTGCCGGCGCAGGCGCGCGCCACCGCGCGGGCGCTGCCCGGTGCGCCGATGCGTTCGGCGACCTGCGCGTAGCTGAGCGTCTGTCCGGCCGGAATCTTCATCAAGGCATCCCAGACCTTCTTCTGGAACGCGGTGCCCAGCAGGTCCACTGGCACCGCGTGGGCCTGGCCGCCGAGGGTGTCGGCGACGGCTTGCAGGCGCGGCGCGAGGAACTCGTCGCGGCCGGCGTCGACGCGTTCCAGCTGCGCCTGCGGGAACTCGGCGCGCAGCTTGGCTTCCAGCGCCGCGCCGTCGTCGCCCAGTTCGACCATGCACACGCCGCGTTCGGTGGTGGCGACCAGGGCCGTGCCCAGGGCGGTGCGCGCCAGGCTCCAGCGGATCTGCTCGCCGGCGCCGCCGGCGCGGTAGCGCGCGGGCGTCATGCCCAGGCGGGCCGCGCCGCCCTCGTACACGCGCGAGGGCGAGCCGTAGCCGGCGTCGTACAGCGCGGCGCTGACGTCGCTGCCTTCGCGCAGGGCCGACTTCAGCGTGCCCAGCTTGCGCTGCGCCAGGTATTCGGCCGGGCTGATTCCGTAGCGCGCGCTGAAACGGCGCTGCAGGTGCGAGGGGCTGAGGCCGACGGCGGCGGCCAGATCGGTCAGGGTGGGCTCGCCGGCATCCAGCAGCGCGCGCGCGTGATCGAGC includes:
- a CDS encoding ABC transporter permease translates to MMKFLINVGIVVLLLAALAVWVMLPWYAVVGVAVALLLWLFLTKRGQQTLAVSGVGISSLPQRWGASSVIVIGIAGVVGVLVAMLAMGEGFQNTLKQTGSDDTAIILRGGSQAETNSVINRDQVPLISSLAGIAKDAGDRAQVSPELSQVINLPTVSDGSDANAQLRGVGAEAWSLRPNVKIVKGRKFGAGLRELIAGQGAAKQFRGLEVGKQIELANQNWTVVGVFAAGDSHDSELWADGEVLASTYQRSSFQSVTVKLAGKDGFKQLKGALAADPRLKLDVQTTHDYYAKQSEGLTKLIKILGTVIGTIMAIGAVFGALNTMYAAVAGRAREIATLRALGFRGVPVVVAVMLETMLLALLGGLLGAAVAWLIFNGYQVSTLGSNFSQVVFQFKVSPELLWSGLKWALGIGLVGGLFPALRAARLPVTTALRAA
- the rarD gene encoding EamA family transporter RarD — encoded protein: MNAAQAEGRRGLWIAAASFVLWGLMPLYWHLLKAVPSLQIVGHRIAWSAAMVAAWLCWKQGLAWLREVFSQPRKAAMLALSGTLIAFNWGLYIWAVNAGHVVETSLGYFINPLVNVVLGVLLLHERMNRVQWLAVALAAAGVVWLTWQYGQLPWIAIALALSFATYGLIRKLVAVEAVTGLGIESLYLFLPALAVLLWGESHGQGGFLGGWGLGVDLLLIMAGALTALPLIGFAYAVRRVPLSVVGLMQYIAPTLQLLIGVLVLHEPFDRARLIGFVFIWVGLLMFAGDGLWRSRRQAAA
- the yedA gene encoding drug/metabolite exporter YedA, whose protein sequence is MSAASPSAARLAPGAIAVALALASVYILWGSTYLAIRFALESYPPFLLGALRMFIAGALMYGVLRWRGATPPTRKQWRTLWVLSIWMVLLSNGLVNLAETEVGSGLAAIAVASMPLFAGVFAMLRGRHPSKIEWIGLVIGFLGVIWLNAGSALSGSTLGLVCLIVAPIAWAWGSIWSRDQDLPSPFMAASAQMLTGSVWMLGAAAVTGERITAWPSAGATGALLYLVVAGSIFGFTAYIWLLHHVRPALATSYAYVNPPIAVLFGAVLAGERFTSHDIGAMAVILVGVVIITLAKARAARAPMTPAPAAPTPSEPAA
- a CDS encoding GNAT family N-acetyltransferase: MSRMQRLAPTPSPLRAGAERYALRVAAPADIAAVHALIREHGPSPWNYLAEPALSEHLRAIGRGVDAVLATLDGALVAATTYADSDDFACYQSAGRERARHGHIGEVVVHRDHRGAGLGARLLGEAVARLRARGLIEIYAERHEENAGSAGMMRKAGFAPIDSYHDPVRRSVGSGRTAVCVHRPP
- a CDS encoding Lrp/AsnC family transcriptional regulator codes for the protein MARAPLALDELDHKLLGLLQRDASATLTALGDAVGLSPSAVQRRLTRYRTHGLLRQVAVLDPVALGSTLAAVWVTIERESASRHAAFYARMRAAPEVQQCYVLAGQWDYLVILATTGVAHCRQVAERLFLDEGNIKRYETHLVFDVVKHGLELPTRDAPKATRRRK
- a CDS encoding methylated-DNA--[protein]-cysteine S-methyltransferase, which translates into the protein MTPIRDLTPVDKLDHARALLDAGEPTLTDLAAAVGLSPSHLQRRFSARYGISPAEYLAQRKLGTLKSALREGSDVSAALYDAGYGSPSRVYEGGAARLGMTPARYRAGGAGEQIRWSLARTALGTALVATTERGVCMVELGDDGAALEAKLRAEFPQAQLERVDAGRDEFLAPRLQAVADTLGGQAHAVPVDLLGTAFQKKVWDALMKIPAGQTLSYAQVAERIGAPGSARAVARACAGNRVAVVVPCHRVVRGDGSLGGYRWGLPLKEKLLQRERAA